The DNA sequence ACAAGCCAGGCCTTGGTGTGATTGCCAAACAGGCGTGCGGTGGACCGAACGCCGACCAGCGCGTCGTCTTCCTTGTCCTGATGGGCATAGATGGTGTCATAGCCGATGGTCCAGGCGACAGCGCCGATGTAAAGCAATACCGCCGGCCAGGCCAGCTCTCCGAAAAGAGCCGCCCACCCCATCAAAGCGCCCCAGGAGAATGCCAGACCGAGAAAGAATTGCGGCCAGTCGGTGAAGCGCTTGGCGAAGGGGTAGATCACCACGACACCAAGCGAGGCGATGCCGAGCAGCACGGTAAACCAGTTGAACTGAAGCAGCACCAGAAGCCCGACCAGCGCCTGGACAACGACAAACGTCATGGCGGCGAGACGGGAAATCCGTCGGGAGGGCAGCGGCCGCGAACGGGTGCGCGCCACCTTGGCGTCGATCCTGTAATCAACGATGTCGTTCCAGGTGCAACCGGCGCCGCGCATGGCGATGGCGCCGATCATGAACAGGACCAGATGCCAGAACGTCAGCGCCGGAAACCAGATCGTGGTGATATTGGCCGGAGAACTGGCAACATTGGCAGCAAGGGCGGCGGACCAGAAGCACGGCCACATCAACAATTGCCAGCCGATCGGACGATCCCAGCGGGCAAGCTGGGCATGCGGCCAGAGCAGGCGCGGCAGCACACGATATACCCAATTGCCAAACGGCGCATCGGCGACGCGGGCGTTGTGATCAGCTGTCTTTTTCGATGATTTTGACATGGCAAGACTGTTGCCCGCAGTGCGGTGCGCCGTCAAGTTGAGAGAATTTCAAATTGCATCATTGCGTATCACGGCGATGAGTCCCGGCTTGTTGTCTTGACGCTGCGACCGTGATTGCCTACCCGTTCCCAAATGGGCGAAAGGCGCGCCGGACGAAAGATGGAGACCTCTCGATGATGAATGTGCTGTTGATCGGATCTGGCGGCCGCGAGCATGCGCTGGCCTGGAAGATCGCCCAGTCACCGCTGCTTGGTACGCTGTATGCGGCGCCAGGCAATCCGGGCATTGCCGACCACGCGATTTTGAGTGCACTTGATGCGA is a window from the Hoeflea sp. IMCC20628 genome containing:
- the ubiA gene encoding 4-hydroxybenzoate octaprenyltransferase, with protein sequence MSKSSKKTADHNARVADAPFGNWVYRVLPRLLWPHAQLARWDRPIGWQLLMWPCFWSAALAANVASSPANITTIWFPALTFWHLVLFMIGAIAMRGAGCTWNDIVDYRIDAKVARTRSRPLPSRRISRLAAMTFVVVQALVGLLVLLQFNWFTVLLGIASLGVVVIYPFAKRFTDWPQFFLGLAFSWGALMGWAALFGELAWPAVLLYIGAVAWTIGYDTIYAHQDKEDDALVGVRSTARLFGNHTKAWLVLFYGLFAAMTLAAFWLTGVAWPAFAGFAIAAAMLGWQIRVIDIDDADQCLALFKANSRVGLIIFLGLVAAIWA